In one Gossypium hirsutum isolate 1008001.06 chromosome D09, Gossypium_hirsutum_v2.1, whole genome shotgun sequence genomic region, the following are encoded:
- the LOC107891274 gene encoding LOW QUALITY PROTEIN: transcription factor bHLH130-like (The sequence of the model RefSeq protein was modified relative to this genomic sequence to represent the inferred CDS: inserted 1 base in 1 codon), whose protein sequence is MDSSTPPSCQNQNSQPNSELLRFLSAPSSLLATFSESLDTGLSKGGPHSDRLIYRFMNPSQDKSGTEATVDHANSRQTFPGLPPHYPRQTSSAMDTSYLLLGMDPRCGKPVTSSLLRQSSSPPGLFTNLSVQTGLGYTNGELSPSSSSNRLKNQISFSSRLPSSLGILSQISEIGNDAKLGTGYQYGSWNDSANFPENFSGSKTTQDNDPNFFSANQNSDSGSRLHVLSHHLSLPKTSNETPAMEKFLSFQDSVPCKIRAKRGCATHPRSIAERVRRTRISERMRKLQELVPNMDRQTNTADMLDLAVDYINDLQKQFKTLSDRRANCKCLNXLKPIPDQVL, encoded by the exons ATGGATTCAAGTACCCCTCCAAGTTGTCAAAACCAAAACAGCCAACCCAATTCGGAGTTGTTGCGTTTCCTTTCTGCTCCCAGTTCTCTTCTCGCTACTTTCAGCGAAAGCCTTGATACCGGCCTTAGCAAAGGCGGTCCCCACTCCGACAGATTGATATACAGGTTCATGAATCCAAGCCAGGATAAATCTGGGACAGAGGCGACTGTTGACCACGCGAATTCCCGGCAGACGTTTCCCGGATTACCCCCTCATTATCCCAGACAAACCTCCTCTGCTATGGACACCTCATATCTCTTATTGGGAATGGATCCACGTTGTGGGAAACCGGTTACGTCCAGCCTATTGAGGCAAAGCAGCTCGCCCCCAGGGCTATTTACCAACTTATCTGTCCAAACTG GCTTGGGATATACAAATGGAGAGCTAAGTCCATCTTCAAGTTCAAACAGATTGAAGAATCAGATTAGCTTCTCATCAAGACTACCTTCATCCTTGGGCATCTTGTCACAGATTTCCGAAATTGGCAATGATGCTAAACTCGGAACTGGATACCAATACGGTTCTTGGAACGATTCTGCAAACTTCCCAGAGAACTTTTCTGGCTCGAAAACGACACAAGATAACGACCCCAACTTCTTTTCCGCCAACCAG AACAGTGATAGTGGAAGTCGTCTTCATGTATTGTCTCACCATTTGAGTCTGCCGAAGACGTCGAATGAAACGCCTGCCATGGAGAAGTTTCTAAGCTTTCAAGATTCAGTCCCTTGTAAGATTAGAGCTAAGCGTGGGTGCGCTACACATCCTCGAAGCATTGCCGAAAGG GTGAGAAGAACCCGAATTAGTGAACGAATGCGAAAGCTACAAGAGCTTGTCCCAAACATGGACAGG CAAACAAACACAGCAGACATGTTAGATTTGGCTGTGGACTACATCAACGATCTTCAAAAACAGTTCAAG ACGCTAAGCGACCGTCGTGCAAACTGCAAGTGCTTAA ATCTGAAGCCGATCCCTGATCAAGTTTTAtga